CGCAGCAGCCACAGCCCCCCGACAACCGCCAGAATCAACGCGACGAAAAATACTGAGCCCCCCTGCGCGACAATCGGAGCAGGCAGATACAGGCCACGACTATTAAGAAAGAAGCTGTCAGCCACATTCAAACTCTGGCGCGGCCCAGGCAACGCCAGCATTACCGCGAAGTACCAGAAGAATATCTGCAGCAGCGGCGGGATATTGCGGAAAATTTCTATATAGACAGCGGCCAGCCTGCTCACCAGCCAATTAGGCGAAAGCCGGGCCACGCCAATAACAAAGCCCAACAGCGTTGCCAGTACGATACCGATTACCGACACCAGCAACGTATTGAGCAGACCGACCCAAAACACACGGCCGTAGGTATTGCTTTCCTGATACGGGATCAGGTGCTGGGCAATACCAAACCCCGCGCTGTTATCCAGGAAAGCAAATCCCGACGTGATTCCACGCTTGGCCAAATTCGCCTGCGTGTTCTCAAACAAAAACCAACCCAGCGCAACAACCGCCACCACCGCAATAATCTGAAATGCCCAGGCCCGCAGCACTGGATCAGTCCAGAAAGAACCTCGTGGACGCGGGACCTCTGCTCGTATATGCATAAAAGGCCTCACAGAGTAGCGGCAACGCCAGATAACTCCGGCATTGCACACGTACAGTGGATCAATGCCGGCAGTCCCTATAGCTACCGGCACCCAAGGGTCAGCGCACGGGTGGTGCGTATTGCAGACCGCCCTTGTTCCACAGCGCATTGAGGCCGCGCTCGATCTTCAGCTCACTCCCCGCACCGACGTTGCGCTCAAACACTTCACCGTAATTACCCACCTGCTTGACGATCTGCACCGCCCAGTCTTTAGGCAACTTGAGATCCTTGCCAAACTCTCCTTCAGCCCCCAGCAAACGCGCGATATCCGGGTTCTTGGTGGTTTTAGCCAACTCCTCGACATTGGCTGATGTCACTCCCAGTTCCTCAGCATTGAGCAAAGCAAACAACGACCAGCGCACAATATCGAACCACTCCTCATCCCCCTGACGCACGACTGGCCCCAGCGGCTCTTTAGAGATCACCTCAGGCAACACCACATAAGAATCAGGATCAGCCAACTTAATACGCTGCGCGTAAAGCTGTGACTGATCGGAAGTCAGCACGTCACAACGCCCGGCCTCTACTGATTTGGCGCTTTCATCGGAAGTGTCATAGGTGATAGGCGTGTATTTGAGGCCGTTAGCGCGGAAATAATCGGACAAATTCAGCTCAGTCGTTGTACCGGCTTGAATACATACTGTGGCGCCATCAAGTTCTTTTGCGCTGGCTACCCCCAACTTTTTGTTAACCAGAAAACCCTGGCCGTCGTAGTAGGTCACACCGGCGAAGTTCAGGCCCAATCCTGCATCGCGGGAGCTGGTCCAGGTGGTGTTACGTGACAGAACATCCACCTCACCCGATTGCAGCGCCGTAAACCGCTCTTTGGCCGTCAGCGGGCTGTACTTAACCTTTTTTGCATCACCGAATACGGCTGCCGCAACAGCGCGGCACACATCAACATCAATCCCCACATAGTTGCCCTTGCCATCTGCATATGAGAATCCCGGAAGACCGTCACTGATACCGCATTGAACGAATCCTTTCTTCTGAATAGCGTCCAGCGTTGCGCCTGCATGAACAAACGAGCTCGCGCCTAGAACAGCTGCGGCGCACAGTACGGCTAATGTTGATTTCACCCGCTTCATATTGAATCTCCAGTTGCTTTTGTTTTGATTGGAGTCTTGGTTTCACCTCCTCCCTATTTAGGGTTGGCATGTCGCTCCGTCATTGCCAAAGGTAAGACCTGCCTCGAGTCTAGTTGTGGTTTCCCCCATCAGCCATAAACCCTCCCCCAACCCTCCTGAACTCCGTCCTAATAGGTTAAAAACACCAACTGCATCACATGATTCGCACTGAAATGCAGCTCAGCACTGCACACTTGAGAACTCAGCCCTCGCACGTGGCAACACCTAAGAGCCTGTTGCTTCCAGCAAAGCGCGTACCAGCTCCCGTGGTCTTTACCCGAAGCTCCACGCACGGCGACAAATCCCTGAATATGTTGGAAAATTCGCCACTTGGTTTTCCTTAACAAAATCCCCCTCAGGCGCACCAAGCCTACGCGTCTGCACTAAAGCGGAGCCTTCCATGACCGAACCGTTGATCCTGCACCCAAACCGCGATGCCGACGCCTGTGTCATCTGGCTGCACGGCCTAGGCGCTGATTGCTACGACTTCCAGCCTGTTGCCCAACTCCTGCAACAGCGTTTGCCCAGCACCCGCTTCGTGTTGCCCCAAGCGCCCACACAGCCAGTAACCATCAACGGCGGCTATGCCATGCCAAGCTGGTACGACATCCTCGCCATGAGCCCGGCCCGAGCCATCGACCACGCTCAGCTGGAGGCCTCTGCCCAACAGATCATTCAACTGATTGAACAGCAGCGGGACAGTGGTATTGATCCGTCGCGGATCATCCTGGCGGGCTTCTCTCAGGGCGGTGCCGTGGTCCTGCATACCGCATTCCTGCGCTGGCAGTTCGCGCTCGGCGGGGTTATGGCTTTATCGACCTACGCTCCGACCTTTACCGAGGCCGTCAAACTGCCTGAAAGCAAACTGAGTCTCCCTGTTCTGTGTTTGCACGGCGTCTATGACGATATTGTTCTGCCCGCCATGGGCCGTGCTGCTCATGATTTTCTGGTGAGTGCGGGCGTCACCGTGCAATGGCACGAATATCCCATGGGCCATGAAGTCGTTAATGAAGAAATTCGCGATATCGCCCAATGGCTTGAGCAGCGCCTGAACGGCTAAATCACCTAGCGTCAGCAGCCAAGAAAGTTCCCATATACACCCTGGGGATTTCTTGGCTGCCCAGTCAAATACTGTGAGCAATTCAACAAACCTGAGACTCAAATGACCACAAAGCGCATGGGTCATTGTCACCACCAGCCCACAGGACTATGGTCTAAAACTCCTGAAACCCACGGAATTCGCCCTACCCGCAATTCAGACGGGCTCCGAGCAGACGACCTTAGACATGAAACGCGCCACGTGGCCGGTGAATCTGCGACAACTGCGGCAGCTGCCTTTGTTTCATAACCTACCGATTCGCAGCCTCCGCCCTTCGCTTAAGCCCTTCAGTCCTTACAACCTGGAGCCCGGCGAAATACTCCTGTCTCCGCTCCAGCGCAACCAGTACCTCTACCTGTTAATCAAAGGACAGTTAGATATCTACTTGGAGTCCCCAGATAGCCCTTGCGTCGACAGTCTGCACTCAGGCGATTGCACCGGTGAGCTGAGTTTTATCGACTGCCAGCCCCCTACCGCCTATGTTGTAGCAAGCAAGCCCTGCCAGGTCTTGCGCCTGCATCGCAACTCGCTCCTCGACCTCAGCCAGCACTCACCCGAGCTTTTGTGCAACCTGCTGTCACTACTGTGCAACCGCACCCGGCAAGTCAACCGCATGTTCCGCGACAGTGAACAAAGCGCCAATATCGATGCACTGACCGGCATTTATAACCGTCGCTGGCTGGAACACATCTTTCAACGCGAAAGCACCCGCAGCGCCTTTGATCAAAGCCCCTTATGCCTGCTCATGCTTGATGTTGACCACTTCAAAAGCTACAACGACCAGCACGGCCACCTCGCTGGCGACTATGCCCTTTCGCTGGTCGCCGAGACTCTGGCAAATCAGCTGAGACCTGGCGATACGCTTGTTCGATACGGCGGTGAAGAGTTTGTCATCCTCATGCCTGCTTCTCTTAACGAGGCCCGCCATATTGGCGAACGTATGCGCATTGCCATTGAGCAAATCGAGCAGTTCCACTCACCTGTCGGCGCACTCCCAGGAGTGACCATCTCAATCGGTATCGCTCAAATGCAATACCGCGACACCTTGCTTACCCTTATCGCCCGAGCCGATAAAGCGCTATATAAAGCCAAGCA
The Pseudomonas mendocina DNA segment above includes these coding regions:
- a CDS encoding amino acid ABC transporter substrate-binding protein, with product MKRVKSTLAVLCAAAVLGASSFVHAGATLDAIQKKGFVQCGISDGLPGFSYADGKGNYVGIDVDVCRAVAAAVFGDAKKVKYSPLTAKERFTALQSGEVDVLSRNTTWTSSRDAGLGLNFAGVTYYDGQGFLVNKKLGVASAKELDGATVCIQAGTTTELNLSDYFRANGLKYTPITYDTSDESAKSVEAGRCDVLTSDQSQLYAQRIKLADPDSYVVLPEVISKEPLGPVVRQGDEEWFDIVRWSLFALLNAEELGVTSANVEELAKTTKNPDIARLLGAEGEFGKDLKLPKDWAVQIVKQVGNYGEVFERNVGAGSELKIERGLNALWNKGGLQYAPPVR
- a CDS encoding GGDEF domain-containing protein; this translates as MKRATWPVNLRQLRQLPLFHNLPIRSLRPSLKPFSPYNLEPGEILLSPLQRNQYLYLLIKGQLDIYLESPDSPCVDSLHSGDCTGELSFIDCQPPTAYVVASKPCQVLRLHRNSLLDLSQHSPELLCNLLSLLCNRTRQVNRMFRDSEQSANIDALTGIYNRRWLEHIFQRESTRSAFDQSPLCLLMLDVDHFKSYNDQHGHLAGDYALSLVAETLANQLRPGDTLVRYGGEEFVILMPASLNEARHIGERMRIAIEQIEQFHSPVGALPGVTISIGIAQMQYRDTLLTLIARADKALYKAKQFGRNCLFC
- a CDS encoding amino acid ABC transporter permease, with the translated sequence MHIRAEVPRPRGSFWTDPVLRAWAFQIIAVVAVVALGWFLFENTQANLAKRGITSGFAFLDNSAGFGIAQHLIPYQESNTYGRVFWVGLLNTLLVSVIGIVLATLLGFVIGVARLSPNWLVSRLAAVYIEIFRNIPPLLQIFFWYFAVMLALPGPRQSLNVADSFFLNSRGLYLPAPIVAQGGSVFFVALILAVVGGLWLLRWSRKHFEQTGQTFPVALGWLVLLVGLPGLTVLLTGSPVSWSVPELAGFNFRGGWVFIPELLALTLALTVYTAAFIAENVRSGIKAVSQGQTEAALSLGLPPAKTLRLVIIPQAMRVIIPPLTSQYLNLVKNSSLAAGIGYPDMVSLFAGTVLNQTGQAIEVIAITMSVYLAISISISLLMNGYNRRMALIER
- a CDS encoding alpha/beta fold hydrolase, whose amino-acid sequence is MTEPLILHPNRDADACVIWLHGLGADCYDFQPVAQLLQQRLPSTRFVLPQAPTQPVTINGGYAMPSWYDILAMSPARAIDHAQLEASAQQIIQLIEQQRDSGIDPSRIILAGFSQGGAVVLHTAFLRWQFALGGVMALSTYAPTFTEAVKLPESKLSLPVLCLHGVYDDIVLPAMGRAAHDFLVSAGVTVQWHEYPMGHEVVNEEIRDIAQWLEQRLNG